One window of Nocardia sp. NBC_00508 genomic DNA carries:
- a CDS encoding fumarylacetoacetate hydrolase family protein, whose amino-acid sequence MRLATLRFDSNATTAAARVDSDEFATVIDGFADVSGLLADPDWRTIAEAAGGVAVMLGGVEYGPVVPKPSKVICVGLNYATHIKEMGRELPAYPTLFAKFREALTGPYDDVVVPTYAAAQCDWEGELAVVIGKTAYQVHEADAEAYIAGYSVINDYTMRDYQTRTLQWDQGKSFEKTAGFGPFLTTTDSYTFGSTLETKLEGRTVQTTTTDDLVFKPAKLIEYISHIVTLQPGDVICTGTPGGVGHARKPQVYIQNGETVEVTIEGLGTVRNKTIVK is encoded by the coding sequence ATGCGACTCGCCACCTTACGCTTCGATTCGAACGCCACCACCGCCGCCGCTCGCGTGGACAGCGATGAATTCGCCACTGTCATCGATGGTTTCGCTGACGTGTCCGGCCTGCTCGCGGACCCCGATTGGCGGACTATCGCCGAAGCGGCCGGTGGCGTCGCGGTCATGCTCGGGGGCGTCGAATACGGCCCCGTGGTCCCGAAACCGAGCAAAGTCATCTGCGTCGGCCTCAACTACGCGACCCATATCAAGGAGATGGGACGGGAACTACCCGCGTATCCGACCTTGTTCGCCAAGTTCCGGGAAGCGCTGACCGGGCCGTATGATGATGTCGTCGTCCCGACCTATGCTGCGGCGCAATGTGATTGGGAGGGTGAACTCGCCGTCGTCATCGGCAAGACCGCCTACCAGGTGCACGAAGCCGACGCCGAGGCATACATCGCCGGTTACTCGGTCATCAACGACTACACGATGCGCGACTACCAAACCCGCACCCTGCAATGGGACCAGGGCAAGTCATTCGAGAAGACGGCCGGTTTCGGTCCCTTCCTCACCACCACGGACTCGTATACTTTCGGAAGCACGCTCGAGACCAAGCTCGAAGGCCGTACGGTGCAGACCACTACCACCGACGACCTGGTATTCAAGCCCGCCAAGTTGATCGAGTACATCTCCCACATCGTCACCCTGCAACCGGGCGACGTCATCTGCACCGGAACTCCCGGCGGTGTCGGCCACGCACGCAAGCCCCAGGTCTACATCCAGAACGGGGAGACCGTCGAGGTCACCATCGAGGGCCTCGGGACCGTCCGGAACAAGACGATCGTCAAATAG
- a CDS encoding glucose 1-dehydrogenase, with the protein MRRGSQRQMAGLRRFDDEGDAAMVGRLDGKVVIISGAGKGIGAAQANLFAAEGAAQVLFDVNDAALRDVAKPLQDAGHPVAYFRGDVTDENTWATAVDEAERRFGSVTSLSNNAGIFRGEGLEETTRELFDRIVAVNQLGVLLGMKAVVPAMRRSGGGAIVNFSSIYGIVGSGLATAYQGTKGAVRLMTKTAALQYARENIRINSIHPTMIDTPLIQEGVPADELELLLKLVPMGRLGQAEEVATAALYLLSDEASLITGAELAVDGGYTAGAPIPAA; encoded by the coding sequence ATGCGGCGCGGATCACAGCGGCAGATGGCCGGACTCCGCCGCTTCGACGACGAAGGAGATGCAGCGATGGTTGGTCGGCTCGACGGCAAGGTCGTGATCATCAGCGGAGCGGGTAAGGGGATCGGTGCCGCGCAGGCGAACCTGTTCGCAGCTGAGGGCGCGGCCCAGGTTCTGTTCGATGTAAATGACGCTGCCCTCCGCGACGTGGCGAAGCCATTGCAGGACGCCGGTCATCCGGTTGCCTACTTCCGCGGTGATGTCACCGATGAAAACACGTGGGCTACTGCGGTGGACGAGGCCGAAAGGCGATTCGGTTCGGTCACCTCGCTCAGCAACAACGCTGGAATCTTCAGGGGGGAAGGCCTCGAGGAAACGACGCGGGAACTATTCGACCGGATTGTCGCGGTGAACCAACTGGGCGTTCTGTTGGGCATGAAGGCCGTCGTACCCGCTATGCGGCGATCTGGTGGCGGCGCGATCGTCAACTTCTCGTCGATCTACGGCATTGTCGGCAGCGGGTTGGCGACGGCCTATCAGGGCACGAAGGGAGCGGTCCGACTGATGACAAAAACCGCGGCATTGCAGTACGCCCGCGAGAACATTCGGATCAACTCCATCCACCCGACGATGATCGACACTCCGCTCATCCAAGAAGGTGTGCCCGCCGACGAGCTCGAACTGCTGCTGAAGCTCGTTCCCATGGGGCGGCTCGGCCAGGCGGAGGAAGTCGCGACCGCGGCGCTCTACCTGCTCAGCGACGAGGCCTCGTTGATCACCGGTGCCGAGCTCGCCGTAGACGGCGGCTACACCGCGGGCGCCCCCATCCCCGCCGCATGA
- a CDS encoding cupin domain-containing protein: MSTIENVDTATAPDPALEQLYRDFTAEHLNPLWTQTNDLMPMTPASKAIPFVWKWSTLYPIAQRAGDLVPVGRGGERRAIALANPGLGGVPYVTPTLWAAIQYLGPKETAPEHRHAQNAFRFVVEGEGVWTVVNGDPVAMRRGDFLLTPGWAFHGHHNETDQPMAWIDGLDIPFVSYTDTGFFEFGSDGVTDEATPDISRAERLWAHPGLRPLVGLGNKTSSPIAAYRWEHTDAALCEQLALEDEGHAATTEPGHAAVRYTNPTTGGDVMPTIRAEFHRLRACAHTRPRRDVGSSVYQVFDGTGRFHLGDKVSEIGKGDMIAVPSWTEWSIDTDHGLDLFMFSDAPIVERLHFDRTQISEGA, translated from the coding sequence ATGAGCACCATCGAAAACGTCGACACCGCGACCGCACCCGACCCGGCGCTGGAGCAGCTTTACCGGGACTTCACAGCCGAGCACCTGAACCCGCTCTGGACGCAGACCAACGACCTCATGCCGATGACGCCGGCGTCGAAGGCGATTCCCTTCGTCTGGAAGTGGTCCACGCTCTATCCGATCGCGCAGCGCGCCGGCGACCTCGTCCCGGTGGGACGAGGCGGGGAACGGCGAGCCATCGCTCTCGCCAACCCAGGTCTGGGCGGCGTACCGTACGTCACTCCGACGCTGTGGGCCGCCATCCAGTACCTGGGCCCGAAGGAAACCGCACCCGAGCATCGCCACGCGCAGAACGCTTTCCGATTCGTCGTGGAGGGAGAAGGCGTCTGGACGGTCGTCAACGGCGATCCGGTCGCGATGCGCCGCGGCGACTTCCTACTGACCCCGGGCTGGGCATTCCACGGCCACCACAATGAGACCGATCAGCCGATGGCATGGATCGACGGCCTCGATATTCCGTTCGTCAGCTACACCGACACCGGGTTCTTCGAATTCGGTTCCGATGGAGTCACGGACGAGGCCACACCGGATATCTCACGCGCCGAACGACTCTGGGCGCATCCCGGGTTGCGCCCGCTGGTCGGATTGGGCAACAAGACCAGCTCACCGATCGCCGCCTACCGCTGGGAGCACACCGACGCGGCACTGTGCGAACAGCTCGCCCTCGAGGACGAAGGCCACGCCGCCACCACCGAACCCGGGCATGCCGCGGTGCGCTACACCAACCCCACCACCGGCGGCGATGTCATGCCGACCATTCGTGCCGAATTTCACCGCCTGCGCGCCTGCGCGCACACCCGACCGCGCCGTGACGTCGGCTCGTCGGTCTACCAGGTATTCGACGGCACCGGACGATTCCACCTAGGGGACAAGGTCTCGGAGATCGGCAAGGGCGACATGATCGCCGTCCCGTCCTGGACGGAATGGTCCATCGACACCGACCACGGCCTGGACCTGTTCATGTTCTCCGACGCCCCGATCGTCGAACGCCTGCATTTCGACCGTACCCAGATTTCCGAAGGAGCCTGA
- a CDS encoding benzaldehyde dehydrogenase has product MTAMSTALLSESPWEGRVLLGDWVPAHGGTARVIEPATGSTLGSVGQATAEDVRIAAQTAAGAQRDWAAAPYVERAAVLRRAGDLWQRHSAEIARWLVREAGSVPAKAELEIAQAAQECYEASAVAAVPNGEVLPSQQPRLSFAQRMPVGVVGVIAPYNFPITLAIRAVAPALALGNAVILKPDPRTAVSGGVVLGMIFAAAGLPPGVLSVLPGDADTGIALVEDPDVPVIAFTGSTRAGRAVATAAARKLKRTHLELGGNSAFIVLEDADVEAAATAGAFGSWFHAGQICMAAGRHLVHRSISAQYTALLAAKAEKLRVGDPATDPVDLGPLIDARQRDAVHRFVSDTVAAGATLVTGGVHDGLFYRPTVLADVPPDSPAATSEIFGPVAPVLSYSTVDEAVAIARAGEYGLALGIVTRDVMRGLEIADRIPTGLVHINDQTVNDEAVVPFGGIGDSGTGTRHGGHRANIEAFTETRWTTLRSSPPTYPY; this is encoded by the coding sequence ATGACCGCGATGTCGACGGCGCTGCTCTCGGAGTCGCCGTGGGAAGGCCGGGTTCTCCTCGGCGACTGGGTGCCCGCGCATGGCGGAACGGCCAGGGTCATCGAGCCTGCCACCGGTTCGACGCTGGGTAGCGTGGGACAGGCAACAGCCGAGGACGTTCGGATCGCGGCGCAGACGGCCGCGGGCGCGCAGCGGGACTGGGCAGCCGCCCCTTATGTCGAACGAGCTGCGGTTCTCCGCCGGGCGGGCGACCTATGGCAGCGGCATTCGGCTGAAATAGCGCGGTGGCTCGTTCGGGAGGCCGGTTCGGTACCGGCCAAGGCCGAGCTCGAGATCGCACAGGCAGCGCAGGAATGTTATGAGGCATCCGCCGTGGCAGCCGTTCCCAACGGCGAGGTTCTGCCAAGCCAGCAGCCTCGGCTGAGCTTCGCTCAGCGGATGCCGGTGGGGGTTGTCGGCGTTATCGCGCCGTACAACTTCCCGATAACGCTGGCCATCCGTGCCGTTGCACCCGCGCTGGCACTGGGCAACGCGGTGATTCTCAAACCCGATCCGCGAACAGCGGTGTCCGGTGGCGTTGTGCTCGGCATGATCTTCGCCGCTGCAGGACTGCCGCCCGGCGTCTTGAGCGTGCTGCCGGGCGACGCTGACACCGGCATCGCGCTGGTCGAGGATCCGGACGTGCCGGTGATCGCATTCACCGGATCAACGCGGGCCGGGCGTGCTGTGGCCACTGCCGCGGCGCGCAAGCTCAAGCGTACGCACCTGGAACTGGGCGGGAATTCGGCCTTCATCGTGCTCGAGGACGCCGACGTCGAGGCCGCGGCGACTGCTGGCGCGTTCGGTTCCTGGTTTCACGCCGGCCAGATTTGCATGGCGGCCGGCCGACATCTGGTGCACCGGTCGATCAGTGCCCAGTACACTGCGCTGCTGGCCGCCAAGGCGGAGAAGCTGCGCGTGGGCGACCCGGCTACGGATCCGGTCGACCTCGGACCGCTCATCGACGCTCGCCAGCGCGACGCTGTGCATCGGTTCGTATCCGACACGGTCGCGGCGGGTGCCACTTTGGTCACCGGCGGAGTCCACGACGGACTTTTCTACCGGCCGACCGTACTTGCTGACGTGCCACCGGACTCTCCGGCGGCGACCTCTGAGATCTTCGGCCCTGTCGCGCCGGTGCTGAGTTACTCCACCGTGGATGAAGCAGTGGCGATAGCGCGGGCCGGCGAGTACGGGCTGGCACTGGGAATTGTGACCCGGGACGTCATGCGCGGGCTGGAGATCGCAGACCGGATCCCCACGGGATTGGTACATATCAACGACCAGACCGTCAACGATGAGGCGGTTGTGCCGTTCGGCGGCATAGGTGATTCGGGAACCGGTACGCGGCACGGCGGACACCGGGCAAACATCGAGGCCTTCACAGAAACTCGGTGGACGACCCTGCGGTCAAGTCCGCCCACCTACCCATACTGA
- a CDS encoding NAD(P)-dependent alcohol dehydrogenase — translation MRITAAVLEEYGKPFTLTELDIGEPRAGEVLVRIVATGICHTDGLAQQADLPFPTPGVLGHEGAGIVERVGPGVTSVLPGDPVIIGWPWCGRCTRCRGGRPRYCEHLAQLLAGGGRPDGSTALSRDGKPIHSHFFGQSSFATYAICAETSLVKAPPSGAVELLGPLACGVATGAGAVFNALQPDLGASMVVYGAGTVGLAAIMAARNTGASTIIAVDLHESRLALARRFGATHTVDARAHDPVVAVKDICGSRLADFALECTGKIAVVRQAIDSVGMLGTACLIGGAPAGATFEADHMSTLWGKRIVGLLGGENTSEALIGGLLELHAQGRFPFDELVQEFPLEQINQALEASLSGAVLKPVLRMPA, via the coding sequence ATGCGAATCACGGCCGCCGTGCTAGAGGAATACGGCAAGCCCTTCACTCTCACCGAGCTGGACATCGGCGAACCCCGCGCGGGGGAGGTGCTGGTGCGGATCGTCGCCACCGGCATCTGCCACACTGATGGCCTTGCGCAGCAAGCGGACCTGCCGTTTCCGACGCCCGGCGTGTTGGGACACGAGGGCGCAGGCATCGTCGAGCGGGTCGGCCCCGGCGTCACCTCTGTCCTGCCGGGGGATCCGGTGATCATCGGCTGGCCCTGGTGCGGGCGGTGCACTCGCTGTCGGGGTGGTCGACCTCGCTACTGCGAGCACCTCGCCCAATTGCTGGCCGGCGGCGGCCGGCCGGACGGCTCGACTGCGCTCAGTCGAGATGGAAAGCCGATACACAGCCACTTCTTCGGCCAGTCTTCCTTCGCCACTTATGCGATCTGCGCGGAGACCAGCCTGGTCAAAGCACCACCAAGCGGCGCGGTCGAGCTGCTCGGCCCGTTGGCCTGCGGGGTTGCCACAGGAGCTGGTGCAGTGTTCAACGCCCTGCAGCCGGACCTGGGGGCCTCCATGGTCGTCTACGGCGCTGGAACGGTCGGGCTGGCCGCGATCATGGCCGCCCGCAATACTGGTGCCTCGACCATCATCGCTGTCGATCTGCATGAGAGCAGGCTGGCATTGGCCCGGCGATTCGGCGCCACCCACACTGTTGATGCCCGCGCGCACGATCCTGTTGTTGCGGTGAAGGACATCTGCGGGAGCCGACTGGCGGATTTCGCACTGGAATGCACCGGAAAGATAGCGGTCGTGCGGCAGGCTATCGACTCGGTCGGAATGCTCGGCACGGCGTGCCTGATCGGCGGGGCGCCAGCGGGTGCGACTTTTGAGGCCGACCACATGAGCACGTTGTGGGGCAAGCGCATCGTCGGACTGCTGGGCGGCGAAAATACCAGCGAGGCACTTATCGGCGGACTGCTGGAGCTCCACGCACAAGGTCGCTTCCCGTTCGACGAACTCGTTCAGGAGTTCCCACTGGAGCAGATCAATCAGGCACTGGAAGCCTCGCTGTCCGGAGCAGTGCTGAAGCCAGTACTGCGAATGCCCGCATGA
- a CDS encoding protein kinase domain-containing protein, with protein sequence MTDDDLLRTRREVVTPVTAELAAAGFEDAVEIGHGGFGVVYRCWQVALDRTVAVKVLTAELDEDNRARFIREHRAMGRLTGHPNIVTVLETGATESGRPYLVMPYHPLDSLDAWIRRDGSLPMEKVLAIGVKIAGALASAHRLDIVHRDVKPGNILLTEYGEPALTDFGIAHIAGGFQTISGIVTGSPAFTAPEVLEGDTPTTAADVYGLGATLFCALTGHAAFERRSGEKMVAQFVRITTQPVPDLRETGIPDDVSAVVETAMSRDRYERPSATALGETIRQVQQRHGFSVGEMALQADSILEHRDQKPPMRGRRTPAAAVARDSSGNLPLELTSFVGRRTELSEVKNLLSASRLVTLTGIGGVGKTRLALRAAAGARRDFGDGVWLVELAEVSDASLLVNMVAATLGVRDAAANPLLEVLVQFLSSRETLLVLDNCEQVVEAIAKLNETLLRACPDLRILITSREPLNVAGEAVLRVTPLTVPDPDREPTLLGLPRFDAVTLFADRAAAAVRGFELNEDNKSAVTRICAQLDGLPLAIELAAARMRTMSPDQILARLTDRYTLLTRGSRTAPSRQQTLRWCIDWSYGLCAPVEQRLWARLSVFAGSCELDAIEQVCGTDLTSGLETAALEHSTLDVLSALVDKSILIREESDTVVRIRMLDTLRDYGRQKLQESGEYQDLRRQHRDCYQQLALDAEAEWISHRQLDWIARLERELPNLREALESCLSEDTQEAAEAGLRTAAALYEFWGFRGLYGEGRSWLDRVLAHRRAQSMVPGRIKALCVGCQMAALQGDFQSAASLLEQGRVLAGHSSTPAIQAQIAYADGILALAGGEAANALSSLERAVDMLSSNMTGDLYISALTLFGWAYGLRGDTTRAIEHYRRVLSITEAQGELLYRSAALRNMGVAAWQQGERDRAQQLLEKALRLNQGPNSPMVAASGLEALAWTAADHGDAERAAVLLGAAQGLLRVGSIRNTFLNIARFHEDCERMTRRTLGTRRFDAAFRQGEAMSAAAAVAYALREQLTDTARRSTTLTKRERQVADLITQGLSNKQIAAKLMTSQRTTQGHVEHILTKLGFTTRAQIAAWIVEEAEQEGF encoded by the coding sequence ATGACCGATGATGATCTGCTGCGGACGCGCCGTGAGGTGGTAACGCCCGTCACGGCGGAGTTGGCTGCGGCTGGTTTCGAGGATGCGGTTGAGATCGGGCATGGTGGTTTCGGCGTGGTGTATCGCTGCTGGCAGGTTGCGTTGGACCGGACGGTGGCGGTGAAGGTGTTGACCGCGGAGTTGGACGAAGACAATCGGGCGCGGTTTATTCGGGAGCACCGGGCGATGGGCCGGTTGACCGGGCATCCGAACATCGTCACCGTGCTGGAGACGGGTGCCACCGAAAGCGGGCGCCCGTATCTGGTGATGCCCTACCACCCGCTGGATTCCCTGGATGCGTGGATCCGCCGGGATGGTTCCCTTCCGATGGAGAAGGTATTGGCGATCGGGGTGAAGATCGCCGGTGCCCTCGCCAGCGCGCATCGCCTCGATATCGTGCATAGGGATGTGAAACCGGGGAATATTCTGCTTACCGAGTACGGCGAGCCGGCATTGACCGACTTCGGTATCGCCCACATCGCGGGCGGGTTTCAGACGATTTCGGGCATCGTGACCGGGTCGCCGGCGTTCACCGCACCGGAGGTCCTCGAAGGGGACACGCCGACGACGGCCGCGGATGTGTACGGACTCGGTGCCACCTTGTTCTGTGCGCTGACCGGGCACGCCGCCTTCGAGCGCCGTAGCGGCGAGAAAATGGTGGCACAGTTTGTCCGGATCACCACCCAGCCGGTGCCGGACCTACGGGAGACCGGCATCCCCGACGACGTGTCGGCGGTAGTGGAAACGGCGATGAGCCGCGACCGCTATGAGCGGCCGTCGGCGACAGCGCTGGGGGAGACCATTCGGCAGGTGCAGCAGCGTCACGGGTTTTCGGTGGGCGAGATGGCGTTGCAGGCCGATTCGATTCTCGAGCACCGGGACCAGAAGCCACCGATGCGGGGACGGCGCACGCCAGCGGCGGCGGTTGCTCGGGACAGCAGTGGCAACCTGCCGCTCGAGCTGACCAGTTTCGTTGGCCGGCGTACCGAGTTGTCGGAGGTGAAGAATCTCCTGTCGGCGTCGCGGCTGGTGACGTTGACCGGGATCGGGGGTGTCGGAAAGACGCGGCTGGCCTTGCGGGCCGCGGCTGGGGCACGCCGGGATTTCGGTGACGGGGTGTGGTTGGTCGAGTTGGCCGAGGTGTCCGACGCTTCGCTGCTGGTCAATATGGTGGCGGCCACCCTTGGTGTGCGGGACGCGGCGGCCAATCCCTTGCTCGAGGTTCTGGTCCAATTTCTGAGCTCGCGAGAAACTCTGCTCGTGTTGGACAACTGCGAGCAGGTGGTGGAGGCCATCGCGAAGCTGAACGAGACGTTGCTGCGAGCCTGTCCGGATCTGCGGATCCTCATCACCAGCCGCGAACCGCTCAACGTCGCCGGGGAAGCGGTGCTGCGGGTGACGCCGCTGACGGTGCCGGACCCCGACCGGGAGCCGACGCTTCTGGGGCTACCGCGTTTCGATGCGGTGACATTGTTCGCCGACCGCGCCGCCGCAGCGGTGCGGGGCTTCGAGCTCAATGAGGACAACAAGTCCGCCGTGACCAGGATCTGTGCCCAATTGGACGGGTTGCCGCTGGCGATCGAGCTTGCCGCGGCCCGAATGCGCACAATGTCACCCGACCAGATCCTGGCCCGGCTCACCGACCGATACACACTCCTTACCCGTGGCAGCCGCACCGCGCCGTCACGGCAACAGACGCTGCGGTGGTGTATCGACTGGAGCTACGGGTTGTGCGCCCCGGTCGAACAGCGACTCTGGGCCCGGCTGTCGGTGTTCGCCGGCAGCTGCGAACTCGACGCCATCGAGCAGGTATGCGGCACCGACCTCACCAGCGGCTTGGAAACCGCCGCGCTCGAGCACAGTACCCTCGATGTGCTGTCTGCCCTGGTCGACAAGTCCATCCTGATCCGGGAAGAATCCGACACCGTCGTGCGGATCCGGATGCTCGACACACTCCGAGACTACGGTCGACAAAAACTGCAGGAGTCCGGCGAATACCAGGACCTGCGCCGACAGCACCGCGACTGCTACCAACAGTTGGCACTCGATGCGGAAGCCGAGTGGATCAGCCACCGGCAGCTCGACTGGATCGCCCGCCTCGAACGGGAGCTACCCAACCTGCGCGAAGCACTCGAATCCTGCCTGTCCGAGGACACCCAGGAAGCGGCAGAAGCAGGGTTGCGCACAGCTGCAGCACTGTACGAGTTCTGGGGCTTTCGTGGCCTGTATGGGGAAGGTCGATCCTGGCTCGACCGCGTCCTCGCCCACCGAAGGGCACAATCGATGGTACCCGGCCGCATCAAGGCGCTATGCGTCGGCTGCCAGATGGCCGCGCTGCAGGGGGATTTCCAGTCCGCGGCCAGCCTCCTGGAGCAGGGACGAGTGCTCGCCGGACATTCCTCCACCCCCGCGATCCAGGCGCAGATCGCCTACGCCGACGGCATCCTCGCTCTCGCCGGCGGCGAAGCGGCGAACGCATTGTCCTCCCTCGAACGTGCCGTCGATATGCTCAGCTCGAACATGACGGGGGATCTCTACATCAGTGCTCTGACCCTCTTCGGCTGGGCATACGGACTGCGCGGCGACACAACTCGGGCGATCGAGCATTACCGCCGAGTACTTTCCATCACCGAAGCGCAAGGCGAACTACTCTATCGTTCGGCTGCGCTGCGCAACATGGGCGTTGCCGCATGGCAGCAAGGCGAACGGGACCGCGCCCAACAGCTGCTCGAGAAAGCACTCCGACTCAACCAAGGGCCGAACAGCCCGATGGTCGCCGCGTCCGGTCTCGAGGCACTGGCCTGGACTGCCGCCGACCACGGCGACGCCGAGCGCGCGGCTGTTCTGCTGGGAGCCGCACAGGGACTCTTGCGAGTGGGGAGCATAAGGAACACCTTCCTGAACATCGCGCGCTTTCACGAGGACTGTGAGCGAATGACGCGTCGCACCCTTGGCACACGCAGATTCGACGCGGCCTTCCGGCAAGGCGAGGCGATGAGTGCAGCCGCTGCTGTCGCGTACGCGCTCCGGGAACAGCTCACCGACACGGCGCGCAGATCCACGACATTGACCAAGCGTGAGCGGCAGGTCGCCGACCTGATCACCCAAGGACTCAGCAATAAGCAGATCGCCGCCAAATTGATGACATCGCAACGAACTACCCAAGGCCACGTCGAACACATCCTGACCAAACTCGGATTCACCACACGCGCCCAGATCGCGGCCTGGATCGTGGAGGAAGCCGAACAAGAAGGGTTTTGA
- a CDS encoding LysR family transcriptional regulator — protein sequence MHVEVHEFEAVLALAEDLHFTRAAQRLRMNQAALSRKIDRLERRLGARLFERSTRSVTLTAAGEQLAARARTVLADIEDAIAATRLHGRHATGDLHLGFIGHVGAEVRNRSIELFSRHNPLVRLHLHSYDLRDLSSGVVSRATDLAFVWPPLPAPGIEQDVLYEEKRVVVLPSRHPYAERAAITPADIDCPVLDIVGADDNPVTRAWSDFWHLQPDRGVRRPVGAIVSTVDEWFQAVMRGVGIGTEVASAAVYYPWPGLAYVPLDEAPNSSVALAWRADSPQAMIDAFRAAAAQAVLDVRQSISAPTSAAAVYSSSE from the coding sequence GTGCACGTCGAGGTACACGAATTCGAGGCCGTCCTTGCACTGGCAGAGGACTTACATTTCACCCGCGCAGCCCAGCGGCTGCGGATGAACCAGGCCGCGTTGAGCCGTAAAATCGACCGTCTCGAACGACGGCTGGGTGCCAGGTTGTTCGAGCGGTCAACCCGCTCGGTCACCCTCACCGCAGCCGGCGAGCAACTCGCCGCCCGCGCGCGCACTGTGCTCGCCGATATCGAAGACGCCATCGCGGCCACCAGGCTGCACGGCAGACACGCCACCGGCGATCTGCATCTCGGGTTCATCGGCCACGTCGGCGCAGAAGTGCGAAATCGCTCGATCGAGCTGTTCTCCAGGCACAACCCCCTCGTCCGGTTGCACCTGCACAGCTACGACCTGCGCGACCTGAGCAGTGGCGTAGTCTCGCGCGCTACCGACCTCGCGTTCGTCTGGCCGCCATTGCCCGCTCCCGGCATCGAACAGGACGTGCTGTACGAGGAGAAGCGAGTCGTTGTGCTGCCCAGTAGACATCCATACGCTGAGCGCGCCGCGATCACGCCAGCGGATATCGACTGCCCGGTGCTGGACATAGTCGGCGCCGATGACAACCCGGTCACCCGGGCGTGGAGCGACTTCTGGCATCTGCAGCCGGACCGCGGTGTACGCCGTCCTGTGGGTGCGATCGTCTCAACGGTTGACGAGTGGTTTCAGGCGGTGATGCGTGGTGTCGGCATCGGGACGGAGGTGGCGTCGGCCGCGGTGTACTACCCGTGGCCTGGTCTGGCCTACGTTCCACTTGATGAGGCACCCAACAGCTCGGTGGCGCTGGCTTGGCGCGCCGATAGCCCGCAGGCGATGATCGACGCGTTCCGCGCTGCCGCGGCCCAGGCCGTCTTGGACGTCCGACAGTCGATCAGCGCCCCGACATCGGCCGCGGCGGTTTACTCCTCATCGGAATAA
- a CDS encoding maleylpyruvate isomerase family mycothiol-dependent enzyme — MGFHDLARTQQSLLARRGTAYFAERLAALTDDELGEPTLLKGWTRRHLIAHVSYNAVALGNLLDWAATGIETPMYTSPEQRGRDIEEGATMSPAALRNLFDHTVARLDEKWRNLPDAAWDTNVRTVQGRSVPVVETLWMRSREVWIHAVDLANGGRFDVFPDVISSSLLDDVVSFWRKRDVGAGLAYRVDDRAPVAVLPEVSTGTTITGSLAAVTRWATGRGAIGITTTGRAVAAPSWL; from the coding sequence ATGGGATTCCACGATCTCGCTCGCACCCAACAATCGCTTCTCGCCCGCCGTGGCACCGCCTATTTCGCGGAGCGGCTCGCCGCGCTCACCGATGACGAACTGGGGGAACCGACCCTGCTGAAGGGCTGGACCCGCCGCCACCTCATCGCGCATGTGAGTTACAACGCGGTAGCCCTCGGTAATCTGCTCGACTGGGCGGCAACGGGTATCGAAACACCCATGTATACCTCGCCCGAGCAACGTGGGCGGGACATCGAGGAGGGCGCCACTATGTCGCCAGCGGCCCTGCGGAACTTGTTCGACCACACAGTCGCGCGGCTCGACGAGAAATGGCGAAACCTCCCGGACGCGGCCTGGGACACGAACGTCCGTACTGTGCAGGGGCGTTCGGTTCCGGTCGTGGAGACACTGTGGATGCGCAGCCGCGAGGTGTGGATTCACGCGGTGGACCTCGCCAACGGTGGTCGTTTCGACGTGTTCCCCGACGTGATCTCGAGCAGCCTGCTCGACGATGTCGTCAGTTTCTGGCGCAAACGGGATGTCGGCGCGGGTTTGGCCTATCGGGTCGATGATCGAGCGCCGGTCGCTGTTCTGCCCGAGGTCTCGACCGGCACCACGATCACAGGCTCGCTTGCCGCGGTGACTCGCTGGGCGACCGGCCGCGGGGCGATCGGCATCACCACGACGGGGCGGGCGGTTGCCGCGCCCAGCTGGCTCTGA